From a region of the Qipengyuania spongiae genome:
- a CDS encoding nuclear transport factor 2 family protein, with the protein MDEFASRIEALEHRWMRSWMHRDRNQMKSLAVRDFIFLLGSTKAAILDRASWLEAATTRFRCIGYRFDEVYVRRHGGVAVFATQMKLEAKVDGYDWSGPTWVMDLWQRSSVKRQWRIVERTLSRPDEDAKMTEAIRSMQLWR; encoded by the coding sequence ATGGACGAATTTGCCTCCCGGATCGAAGCGCTGGAGCATCGCTGGATGCGCAGTTGGATGCATCGCGACCGCAACCAGATGAAAAGCCTGGCCGTGCGCGATTTCATTTTTCTCCTGGGCTCTACCAAAGCCGCTATTCTCGACCGTGCGAGTTGGCTGGAAGCGGCAACGACGCGCTTCAGATGCATCGGCTATCGTTTCGACGAGGTCTATGTCCGACGTCACGGCGGGGTCGCAGTCTTCGCCACGCAAATGAAGCTCGAAGCAAAGGTGGATGGGTACGACTGGTCCGGTCCGACATGGGTCATGGACTTGTGGCAACGGAGCAGCGTCAAGCGCCAATGGCGGATCGTCGAGCGCACGCTTTCGCGGCCGGATGAAGATGCAAAGATGACCGAGGCGATCCGGTCGATGCAGTTATGGCGCTAG
- a CDS encoding SH3 domain-containing protein gives MPLSLRTFVPIIALAFASQSYGAAAQDREVPYWASIRASEMNMRVGPSADYKIKWVYRRAGLPVKVVRVHEGWRLIQDPDGATGWVVARLLSPERTGIVVGEGLAAVRGSASEEGELRWRLEPGVVGDLGDCDDGWCEMDIDGRRGWVRENRIWGTDAD, from the coding sequence ATGCCCCTTTCGTTGCGTACCTTCGTTCCGATCATCGCACTGGCTTTCGCGAGCCAGTCCTACGGGGCTGCCGCGCAGGATCGGGAAGTCCCTTACTGGGCTTCGATCCGTGCGAGCGAAATGAACATGCGCGTGGGCCCGAGCGCGGATTACAAGATCAAGTGGGTCTATCGCCGCGCTGGTCTGCCGGTGAAAGTCGTGCGGGTGCACGAGGGCTGGCGCCTCATTCAGGATCCCGATGGAGCGACGGGTTGGGTGGTCGCGCGCCTCCTCAGTCCCGAGCGCACGGGGATCGTCGTGGGCGAAGGACTGGCAGCGGTCCGCGGTTCGGCGTCCGAGGAGGGCGAGCTACGCTGGCGCCTCGAGCCCGGCGTCGTCGGCGATCTGGGCGATTGCGACGATGGCTGGTGCGAGATGGACATCGACGGGCGGCGCGGTTGGGTGCGCGAGAACCGTATCTGGGGGACCGACGCCGACTGA
- a CDS encoding acetyl-CoA C-acyltransferase: MTQFSASDPVVILSYARTPMGGMQGALADVSATDLGATAVKAAVERSGVAGEKFDRAYMGCVLPAGLGQAPARQAMIKAGLPRSVQATTVNKVCGSGMQTVIMGAEALASGSVDYVVAGGMESMTNAPYLLKKHRGGARLGHDTAYDHMFLDGLEDAYEEGRAMGTFAQDTANEYQMTREEMDEYSIESLRRANAAIESGAFADEVVPVTFTNRAGEQTVEHDEQPGKGKPDKIPTLRPAFAKDGTITAATSSSISDGAAAVVLSRESVAKGAGQTPVAKIVAMSAHAQEPAEFTVAPIGAIEKVLEKAEWSADEVDLWEVNEAFACVAMFAMRDIGIPHDKINVNGGGTALGHPIGASGTRIIVTLLNALKQQGKKRGIASLCIGGGEATAVAVEMV, translated from the coding sequence CGACCGATCTCGGCGCCACCGCCGTCAAAGCGGCGGTGGAGCGTTCGGGTGTCGCGGGCGAGAAGTTCGACCGTGCCTATATGGGCTGCGTGCTTCCCGCCGGGCTGGGCCAGGCGCCGGCGCGTCAGGCGATGATCAAAGCCGGCCTCCCAAGGTCCGTGCAGGCGACCACCGTCAACAAGGTCTGCGGCAGCGGCATGCAGACAGTCATCATGGGCGCCGAGGCACTGGCCAGCGGCTCGGTTGACTATGTCGTTGCCGGGGGGATGGAGAGCATGACCAATGCGCCCTACCTCCTGAAGAAGCATCGCGGCGGTGCGCGGCTCGGGCACGACACGGCCTATGACCACATGTTCCTCGATGGGCTGGAAGACGCCTACGAGGAAGGCCGCGCCATGGGCACCTTCGCGCAGGACACCGCCAACGAGTACCAGATGACGCGCGAGGAGATGGACGAATACTCTATCGAGAGCCTGCGCCGTGCGAACGCCGCGATCGAGAGCGGCGCCTTCGCCGACGAAGTCGTCCCGGTCACCTTCACCAATCGCGCCGGCGAGCAGACGGTCGAGCATGACGAACAGCCCGGCAAGGGCAAGCCCGACAAAATCCCGACGCTACGCCCCGCCTTCGCCAAGGACGGCACGATCACCGCGGCAACATCGTCCTCGATCTCGGACGGGGCGGCTGCCGTCGTGCTCAGCCGCGAAAGCGTGGCGAAGGGCGCTGGCCAGACGCCAGTTGCGAAGATCGTCGCCATGTCGGCCCATGCGCAGGAGCCTGCCGAATTCACCGTCGCGCCCATCGGTGCGATCGAGAAGGTCCTCGAAAAGGCCGAATGGTCCGCAGACGAGGTCGACCTGTGGGAAGTGAACGAGGCCTTCGCCTGCGTGGCAATGTTCGCCATGCGCGACATCGGCATCCCGCACGATAAGATCAACGTGAACGGCGGCGGCACCGCGCTCGGCCATCCGATCGGTGCGAGCGGCACGCGGATCATCGTGACGTTGCTCAATGCGCTGAAGCAGCAGGGCAAGAAGCGCGGTATCGCTTCGCTCTGCATTGGCGGCGGCGAAGCGACGGCGGTCGCGGTGGAGATGGTCTGA
- a CDS encoding 2-hydroxyacid dehydrogenase: MPAEQHHKPLERLPRVVVTRHLMPRIEERMKELFETELNSEDTPFSRERLIAAVRNCDVLVPTVTDRIDAALIGAAGPNLRLIASFGAGTDHIDIEAAQKRGIIVTNTPGVFTDDTADIAMEMIIGIPRRVREGVALVRRGGWTGWTPTALLGSKLAGKVLGIVGMGRIGQAVAHRARAFGLEIAYYNRRRLPEAVERMFAARHVATLDGLLGEADILTLHCPANEQSRHMIDARAFGLMKDGACLINTARGDLVDQEAMIAALQSGRLAGAGLDVYSDEPEVDPRLLEVPNVMTLPHIGSATREGREDSGHRVIANIRVWADGHRPPDQVLPNRM, encoded by the coding sequence ATGCCAGCCGAACAGCACCACAAGCCGCTCGAGCGCTTGCCCCGAGTGGTGGTCACGCGCCATCTGATGCCCCGGATCGAAGAGCGAATGAAGGAGCTCTTCGAAACCGAGCTGAATTCCGAGGATACCCCTTTCTCGCGCGAGCGCCTGATCGCTGCGGTGCGCAATTGCGACGTGCTGGTTCCCACCGTGACCGACCGGATCGACGCCGCGCTTATTGGTGCGGCCGGCCCGAACCTCCGCCTGATCGCGAGCTTCGGCGCAGGCACCGACCATATCGACATCGAGGCGGCGCAGAAGCGCGGCATCATCGTCACCAATACGCCAGGCGTCTTCACCGACGATACGGCCGATATCGCGATGGAGATGATCATCGGCATTCCCCGCCGTGTTCGCGAAGGGGTGGCGCTTGTCCGCCGTGGCGGTTGGACCGGCTGGACCCCGACCGCGCTGCTCGGAAGCAAGCTCGCGGGCAAGGTGCTGGGGATCGTCGGCATGGGCCGGATCGGTCAGGCCGTCGCGCATCGCGCCCGCGCTTTCGGGCTCGAAATCGCCTATTACAATCGCCGGCGCCTGCCCGAAGCGGTCGAGCGCATGTTCGCGGCACGCCATGTCGCAACGCTTGACGGTCTCCTGGGCGAAGCGGACATTCTCACCCTTCATTGCCCGGCAAACGAGCAGAGCCGCCACATGATCGATGCCCGCGCGTTCGGCCTGATGAAGGACGGCGCGTGCCTCATCAACACCGCGCGTGGCGATCTCGTCGATCAGGAAGCGATGATCGCGGCTCTGCAATCCGGCCGTCTGGCCGGCGCGGGCCTCGACGTCTATTCCGACGAGCCCGAAGTCGATCCGCGACTGCTCGAGGTCCCGAACGTGATGACCCTGCCGCATATCGGCAGCGCGACTCGCGAGGGGCGCGAGGATTCGGGCCATCGGGTCATCGCCAACATTCGGGTCTGGGCCGATGGCCATCGCCCCCCCGACCAGGTGCTGCCGAACCGGATGTGA